Proteins found in one Planctomycetia bacterium genomic segment:
- the speA gene encoding biosynthetic arginine decarboxylase, translating to MAAVDLDVEHWSSADAAELYEVSRWGNGYFSVSPTGHLLVHPDKDPTRSIDLKALVDRLQVRGIDLPILLRFADILQHRLGEIHGAFASAMKESGYRGEYCCVYPVKVNQQRQVVEEVLRFGRPYRFGLEAGSKPELLAVIALADNETPIICNGFKDAEFIETAMLAQKIGRHIIPVVERFSELQLILEYAEKLGVRPRIGMRVKLATRGSGRWQSSGGFRSKFGLTASELVKGLDLLASRGMEDCLQLLHFHQGSQITNIRHIKGALNEASRIYTELVKRGAGLRYLDVGGGLGVDYDGSQTNFESSVNYSLQEYANDVVYHVQNACDEAGVPHPTIVSESGRAVVAYHSMLIFGVLGVSEQGGSGEVSEPPADAEQPLHDLMETYQGINVRNLLESYHDAQQALDTAMNLFASGYLPLDQRSAIENLYWAICRRIAKLKNSLEYVPEELEGLEATLSDTYFCNFSLFQSIPDSWAIKQLFPVMPIHRLDERPTHAAVLGDVTCDSDGKIDQFIDRRDVKRTLPLHAWRNEPYYLGAFLIGAYQEILGDLHNLFGDTNAVHVSLDDRGEAVVDAVIKGDTVREVLDYVEFDAGQLVQRLRDSIEQAVREGRICDSQAGRFLKFYEEGLGGYTYLEEPA from the coding sequence ATGGCAGCGGTCGATCTCGATGTCGAACACTGGAGCAGCGCGGATGCCGCGGAGCTCTACGAGGTGTCCCGTTGGGGCAACGGCTACTTCTCGGTCAGCCCGACCGGCCACCTGCTCGTCCATCCGGACAAGGATCCGACGAGGAGCATCGACCTCAAGGCGCTCGTCGATCGCCTCCAGGTCCGTGGCATCGACCTGCCGATCCTGCTCCGCTTCGCCGACATCCTCCAGCACCGGCTCGGCGAGATTCACGGCGCCTTCGCCAGCGCCATGAAGGAGAGCGGCTACCGCGGGGAGTACTGCTGCGTGTACCCGGTGAAGGTCAACCAGCAGCGGCAGGTGGTCGAGGAGGTGCTCCGCTTCGGCCGGCCCTATCGCTTCGGCCTCGAGGCCGGCAGCAAGCCCGAACTTCTCGCCGTCATCGCCCTGGCGGACAACGAGACGCCGATCATCTGCAACGGCTTCAAGGATGCGGAGTTCATCGAGACGGCGATGCTCGCGCAGAAGATCGGCCGGCACATCATCCCGGTCGTGGAGCGGTTTTCCGAACTGCAGCTGATCCTCGAGTACGCCGAGAAGCTCGGTGTCCGGCCGCGGATCGGCATGCGGGTCAAGCTCGCCACCCGGGGCAGCGGCCGCTGGCAGTCGTCGGGCGGGTTTCGCAGCAAGTTCGGTCTCACTGCCAGCGAGCTCGTCAAGGGACTCGACCTGCTGGCGTCCCGCGGCATGGAGGACTGCCTGCAGCTGCTCCACTTTCACCAGGGGAGCCAGATCACCAACATCCGCCACATCAAGGGAGCGCTCAACGAGGCATCGCGGATCTACACCGAGCTGGTGAAGCGCGGCGCCGGCCTGCGCTACCTGGACGTCGGCGGCGGGCTGGGGGTGGATTACGACGGCTCGCAGACCAACTTTGAGTCGAGCGTGAACTACAGCCTCCAGGAGTACGCCAACGACGTCGTCTATCACGTGCAGAACGCGTGCGACGAGGCGGGCGTGCCCCACCCGACGATCGTCTCCGAGAGCGGACGGGCCGTCGTCGCCTACCACAGCATGCTGATCTTCGGCGTCCTCGGCGTTTCGGAGCAGGGAGGAAGCGGCGAGGTCTCCGAGCCCCCCGCCGATGCCGAGCAGCCGCTCCACGACCTGATGGAGACCTACCAGGGGATCAACGTCCGCAATCTGCTGGAGAGCTACCACGACGCCCAGCAGGCCCTCGACACGGCCATGAACCTGTTCGCCAGCGGCTACCTGCCGCTCGATCAGCGGTCGGCCATCGAGAACCTGTACTGGGCGATCTGCCGCCGGATCGCCAAGCTGAAGAACAGCCTCGAATACGTCCCCGAGGAGCTGGAGGGGTTGGAGGCCACGCTCTCCGACACGTACTTCTGCAACTTCTCCCTCTTCCAGTCGATCCCCGACAGCTGGGCGATCAAGCAGCTGTTTCCGGTGATGCCGATCCACCGCCTCGACGAGCGGCCGACGCATGCGGCGGTGCTCGGTGACGTGACCTGCGACTCGGACGGCAAGATCGACCAGTTCATCGACCGCCGGGACGTGAAGCGGACGCTGCCGCTGCATGCCTGGCGGAACGAGCCCTATTACCTCGGGGCGTTTCTGATCGGCGCCTACCAGGAGATCCTCGGCGACCTCCACAACCTGTTCGGCGACACGAACGCCGTGCACGTGAGCCTCGACGACCGCGGCGAAGCCGTGGTCGACGCCGTCATCAAGGGCGACACCGTCCGCGAGGTGCTCGACTACGTCGAGTTCGACGCCGGCCAGCTCGTGCAGCGGCTCCGGGACTCGATCGAGCAGGCGGTCCGCGAGGGGCGGATCTGCGACAGCCAGGCGGGCCGGTTCCTCAAGTTCTACGAGGAGGGACTGGGGGGCTACACGTACCTCGAGGAGCCGGCCTGA
- a CDS encoding MATE family efflux transporter, translated as MPGTPRAARPDRAGGVARQAGTVLPLVGQVLPVLGEQFLAIAVGFTDKWLAGNLFADEAPLAAVGLVAYCLAFLPAVFAVPAVAVTALVARSVGAGDRQAARRFGAQAFVVGAALVVAGLAVAAAVGPGLVRSLGLPAASADLAVRYLAIVIPALPLMMLIHVGVAILRGAGDMQAGLVAMTTVNLVNAAASFALAAGVGGLPRLGWDGLAWGTFIGYGCGALVVGLLLARPATGLRPRRADWRPHRDSLRRLLRTGLPAGIDAAANSACHLTFLSIVNRVGNVDAAAHSVAIAIESLAFLPGSAFQIAAATLAGQFLGARDESRARGSVWAAAIACVVLMSAAAAVFLGFSRPLAAWFTGGAGRQPEVAALTAELVRIVAFAQPPLALLMVFSGGLRGAGATRLPAIVNFVSLILVRLPLATFLAWPAVPLPGGAVVPGLGLGAAGAWYAMAIDLTIRGLAMLVIFTGTNWTRVRV; from the coding sequence GTGCCCGGGACGCCCCGCGCTGCGCGGCCGGATCGGGCGGGGGGTGTGGCCCGGCAGGCGGGCACGGTCCTCCCACTCGTCGGCCAGGTGCTGCCCGTGCTGGGCGAGCAGTTCCTCGCGATCGCCGTCGGATTCACCGACAAGTGGCTGGCCGGGAACCTGTTCGCCGACGAGGCGCCGCTGGCCGCCGTCGGTCTCGTGGCCTATTGCCTGGCTTTCCTGCCGGCGGTCTTCGCCGTCCCGGCGGTGGCCGTCACGGCGCTCGTGGCCCGCAGCGTCGGCGCCGGCGACCGGCAGGCCGCCCGTCGGTTCGGCGCCCAGGCGTTCGTCGTCGGTGCCGCCCTCGTCGTGGCCGGGCTGGCGGTCGCCGCCGCCGTCGGCCCCGGCCTCGTCCGCAGCCTCGGGCTCCCGGCCGCGAGCGCCGATCTGGCCGTCCGCTACCTGGCGATCGTGATCCCGGCCCTGCCGCTGATGATGCTGATCCACGTAGGCGTGGCGATCCTCCGCGGCGCCGGCGACATGCAGGCCGGTCTCGTGGCGATGACGACGGTGAATCTGGTGAACGCCGCCGCGAGTTTCGCCCTCGCCGCCGGTGTCGGCGGCCTGCCCCGGCTCGGCTGGGACGGCCTCGCCTGGGGGACGTTTATCGGCTACGGCTGTGGGGCGCTGGTCGTCGGCCTGCTCCTCGCCCGGCCGGCCACCGGCCTGCGGCCGCGACGGGCCGACTGGCGTCCGCATCGCGACTCCCTGCGCCGGCTGCTGCGGACCGGGCTGCCCGCCGGCATCGATGCGGCGGCCAACTCGGCCTGTCATCTGACCTTTCTGTCGATCGTCAACCGGGTGGGCAACGTGGATGCAGCCGCCCACTCGGTGGCGATCGCCATCGAGTCACTCGCCTTCCTGCCGGGCAGTGCCTTCCAAATCGCGGCGGCGACCCTCGCCGGCCAGTTTCTCGGGGCCCGGGACGAAAGCCGGGCCCGGGGGAGCGTGTGGGCGGCGGCGATCGCCTGCGTCGTCCTCATGTCCGCGGCCGCGGCCGTCTTCCTCGGTTTTTCCCGGCCGCTGGCCGCCTGGTTCACCGGCGGCGCCGGCCGGCAGCCCGAGGTGGCTGCCCTGACGGCCGAACTGGTGCGGATCGTCGCCTTCGCCCAGCCGCCGCTGGCCCTGCTCATGGTGTTCTCCGGGGGCCTGCGCGGCGCCGGGGCAACCCGGCTGCCGGCGATCGTGAATTTCGTCAGCCTGATCCTCGTCCGCCTTCCGCTGGCGACGTTCCTCGCCTGGCCGGCCGTGCCCCTGCCGGGCGGGGCCGTCGTTCCCGGCCTCGGGCTGGGCGCGGCGGGGGCCTGGTACGCCATGGCGATCGACCTCACCATCCGCGGGCTGGCGATGCTCGTCATCTTCACCGGCACGAACTGGACCCGCGTCCGGGTGTAG